Proteins encoded within one genomic window of Candidatus Woesearchaeota archaeon:
- a CDS encoding AbrB/MazE/SpoVT family DNA-binding domain-containing protein, with protein sequence MAKKNKLGIRETTCYKCGVKAKPAKAMMEGIRLDCLRCPKCGEEYFTSGEMIRYDILKGRRKLVRKFGTLGDSTITRWPPKLIKDYNIKPGDFALFVERPDGILIKPVSSKELEMK encoded by the coding sequence ATGGCTAAAAAGAATAAGTTGGGGATTAGGGAGACTACTTGCTATAAATGCGGTGTTAAGGCTAAGCCTGCAAAAGCTATGATGGAAGGGATCAGGCTTGACTGCTTAAGATGCCCAAAATGCGGAGAAGAATATTTTACATCAGGTGAGATGATAAGGTATGATATTCTTAAGGGAAGGAGGAAGCTTGTGAGGAAATTCGGCACTTTAGGTGATTCTACAATAACAAGATGGCCTCCTAAGCTTATCAAGGATTATAATATCAAGCCTGGTGACTTTGCACTCTTTGTTGAACGGCCTGATGGGATACTCATCAAACCAGTCTCAAGCAAGGAACTTGAGATGAAATGA
- a CDS encoding 30S ribosomal protein S10, with translation MQKARIKIASTDISKINQVCDYIKNIVEKTGVEMRGPIPLPTKKLKVTTRKGPCGNGTATWERYEMRVHKRLIDLGIDERALRLVMRVPIPEGLNVEIEMVEA, from the coding sequence ATGCAGAAAGCAAGGATAAAAATAGCGAGCACGGACATAAGCAAGATCAACCAGGTCTGCGACTACATAAAGAACATCGTAGAGAAGACAGGGGTTGAGATGAGAGGACCTATACCCCTGCCCACAAAGAAGCTCAAGGTGACCACACGAAAAGGCCCCTGCGGCAACGGGACTGCAACATGGGAAAGATATGAGATGAGAGTGCACAAGAGGCTCATCGACCTCGGTATAGATGAGAGGGCCCTGCGCCTTGTGATGAGAGTGCCTATACCAGAAGGCCTCAATGTCGAGATCGAGATGGTAGAGGCTTAA
- the tuf gene encoding translation elongation factor EF-1 subunit alpha — MAKGKVHINLVFIGHVDHGKSTTVGRVLFDSGAIDEQTMRKLKEKAQELGKGGFEFAFVMDNLKEERERGVTIDLAHKKFETPKYYFTIIDAPGHRDFVKNMITGASQADAGVLVVAANDGVSAQTKEHVFLSRTLGVNQMIVAVNKMDMMKYDEKRFNEVVEETKKLLKSVGYKADEIPFVPIASLVGDNVVKKSDKMPWYTGKTLLETMDTLKEPEKPTQLPLRLPIQDVYNITGIGVVPVGRVETGVMKVGDKVIVVPAREGKGIVGECKTIEMHHEQMTEAEPGDNVGFNVRGIAKKDIARGDVLGHVDNPPTVATEFTAQMVILQHPSVVTIGYTPVFHIHTAQVACRIEKILKKLNPATGEVLQENPDFVKNGDAAICVIKPMQPLVIEKQKEIPQLSRFAIRDSGTTVAAGMCIDLVEKKLQ, encoded by the coding sequence ATGGCAAAAGGAAAAGTACACATCAACTTGGTCTTCATAGGACACGTTGATCATGGAAAATCAACTACAGTAGGAAGGGTCCTGTTCGACTCAGGAGCCATAGATGAACAGACCATGAGAAAGCTCAAAGAGAAAGCACAAGAGCTTGGAAAAGGCGGATTCGAATTCGCATTTGTCATGGACAATCTGAAGGAAGAGAGAGAAAGGGGAGTCACAATAGACCTGGCCCACAAGAAATTCGAGACACCGAAATACTACTTCACTATTATCGACGCACCAGGCCACAGGGATTTCGTCAAGAACATGATTACAGGAGCATCGCAGGCAGATGCAGGAGTCCTTGTAGTCGCAGCCAATGACGGCGTCTCAGCCCAGACAAAGGAGCATGTCTTCCTGTCAAGGACACTCGGCGTCAACCAGATGATCGTCGCTGTGAACAAGATGGACATGATGAAGTACGACGAGAAGAGATTCAACGAGGTCGTCGAGGAGACAAAGAAGCTGCTCAAGAGCGTAGGCTACAAGGCAGATGAGATACCATTCGTACCTATCGCGTCACTTGTCGGCGACAATGTCGTCAAGAAATCAGACAAGATGCCCTGGTACACAGGCAAGACACTGCTCGAGACAATGGATACCCTCAAAGAGCCTGAGAAGCCCACACAGCTTCCGCTGAGGCTGCCGATCCAGGATGTGTACAACATCACAGGCATCGGAGTTGTCCCAGTAGGAAGGGTAGAGACAGGCGTCATGAAAGTGGGAGACAAGGTCATAGTGGTCCCTGCAAGAGAAGGGAAGGGAATCGTCGGAGAATGCAAGACAATCGAGATGCACCACGAGCAGATGACTGAAGCAGAGCCAGGAGACAATGTGGGCTTCAATGTCAGGGGAATAGCGAAAAAGGACATAGCGAGAGGAGATGTCCTCGGACATGTGGACAATCCACCTACAGTCGCGACAGAATTCACAGCCCAGATGGTCATACTGCAGCATCCTTCTGTTGTCACGATAGGATACACTCCGGTGTTCCACATCCACACAGCACAGGTCGCATGCAGGATCGAGAAGATACTGAAGAAGCTGAACCCGGCCACAGGCGAAGTGCTCCAGGAGAACCCGGACTTCGTCAAGAACGGCGATGCAGCAATATGTGTCATCAAGCCGATGCAGCCACTGGTCATCGAGAAGCAGAAAGAGATCCCGCAGCTGTCCAGGTTTGCAATCAGGGACAGCGGAACCACAGTAGCTGCAGGAATGTGCATAGACCTTGTGGAGAAGAAGCTTCAGTAA
- a CDS encoding elongation factor EF-2 has protein sequence MAEKMTDKVLRLMKKPTHIRNICTSAHIDHGKTTFSDNLLAGAGMMSEDLAGKACVLDFHEDEQNRGITIDAANVSMVHEFKGEEYLINLIDTPGHVDFGGDVTRAMRAIDGTIVLCCAVEGIMPQTETVLRQALKERVKPVLFINKVDRLIKELQLTPEAMQQRFIKVITKMNELIDQIAEPDYRTKWHVNVELGSVAFGSAFHNWALSIPYMKEKGITFKEIIDAYTSGDEDKIKALAKKAPIHEVILNMSINHHPNPMEAQKYRIPKIWKGDPESKEGQSLLACNPEGQLSFVVTKIVVDPHAGEVCAGRLFSGKIRKGDMVYLNRAKQHVRVQQVSVYNGAKRELIEEAVSGNIIGVVGLKGAMPGETVSVEPMEPFEQIKHIFEPVVTKAIEAKKPSDLPKLIEVLRQVQKEDPTIVIEINDETGEHLMSGMGELHLEVIENRIRTEKGVEVSTSPPIVVYRETITKASPQAAEGKSPNKHNKLYFKVEPLTDDYKLAIKEGKLTSGRIKKKDQDTWKALQELGMDAKESRNVRDIFNGNMLVDATRGVVHIGEIIEMIMDMFEDVMNAGPLSREPCIGVKVILEDCKLHEDAIHRGPAQLYPAVREGIRDAMRTANPLIFEPVQLMQFEAPEQYMGELSKLISNKRGQLLDMQQMGSTVVVKAKMPVAEMFGMTSDLRSATEGRGIHFLVDQNFEKLPEELQAKIISNIRSRKGLAENQ, from the coding sequence ATGGCAGAAAAGATGACTGACAAGGTATTAAGGCTCATGAAGAAGCCGACACACATAAGGAACATCTGCACAAGCGCGCATATCGACCACGGAAAGACAACATTCTCAGACAACCTGCTCGCAGGAGCAGGCATGATGTCAGAGGACCTCGCAGGAAAGGCCTGCGTCCTTGATTTCCACGAGGATGAACAGAACAGGGGAATCACAATAGATGCAGCGAACGTATCGATGGTGCACGAGTTCAAGGGAGAGGAATACCTGATAAACCTCATAGACACACCGGGCCACGTGGACTTCGGGGGAGACGTGACCAGGGCCATGAGGGCGATCGACGGGACAATCGTGCTCTGCTGCGCAGTGGAAGGAATCATGCCGCAGACAGAGACAGTGCTCAGGCAGGCCCTCAAGGAAAGAGTCAAACCAGTGCTTTTCATAAACAAGGTGGACAGGCTCATCAAAGAGCTCCAGCTGACACCAGAGGCGATGCAGCAGAGATTCATCAAGGTCATCACAAAGATGAACGAGCTCATAGACCAGATCGCAGAGCCGGATTACAGGACCAAATGGCATGTCAATGTCGAGCTGGGAAGCGTGGCATTCGGATCCGCATTCCACAACTGGGCGCTGTCCATACCCTACATGAAGGAGAAGGGGATCACATTCAAGGAGATAATCGATGCATACACCTCAGGAGACGAGGACAAGATAAAGGCTCTCGCGAAGAAAGCGCCCATCCACGAAGTCATACTCAACATGTCCATAAACCACCATCCCAATCCGATGGAAGCGCAGAAATACAGGATCCCGAAGATATGGAAAGGTGATCCTGAGAGCAAAGAAGGACAATCGCTTCTGGCATGCAATCCAGAGGGGCAGCTGTCATTTGTCGTAACAAAAATAGTCGTCGATCCCCATGCAGGAGAGGTATGCGCAGGAAGGCTCTTCTCCGGAAAGATAAGGAAAGGTGACATGGTCTACCTGAACAGGGCAAAGCAGCATGTCAGGGTCCAGCAGGTATCAGTCTACAACGGCGCGAAGAGGGAGCTGATCGAGGAAGCTGTGTCCGGGAACATCATAGGAGTGGTCGGCCTGAAAGGGGCCATGCCCGGAGAGACAGTATCAGTCGAGCCCATGGAGCCGTTCGAGCAGATAAAACACATATTCGAGCCAGTAGTCACAAAAGCCATCGAGGCAAAGAAGCCTTCTGATCTGCCGAAGCTCATCGAAGTCCTCCGTCAGGTGCAGAAAGAGGATCCGACAATAGTCATAGAGATAAATGACGAGACAGGCGAGCATCTCATGAGCGGCATGGGAGAGCTGCACCTTGAGGTAATAGAGAACAGGATCAGGACAGAGAAAGGCGTAGAAGTCTCTACAAGCCCGCCTATTGTCGTCTACAGGGAGACCATAACAAAAGCGAGCCCGCAGGCGGCAGAAGGTAAATCCCCTAACAAGCACAACAAGCTGTATTTCAAGGTCGAGCCGCTCACTGATGACTACAAGCTGGCCATCAAGGAAGGCAAGCTCACATCAGGAAGGATAAAGAAGAAAGACCAGGATACATGGAAAGCTCTCCAGGAACTCGGCATGGACGCAAAAGAATCAAGGAATGTCAGGGACATATTCAACGGCAACATGCTCGTGGATGCCACAAGAGGCGTTGTCCACATCGGCGAGATAATCGAGATGATCATGGACATGTTCGAAGATGTCATGAATGCAGGGCCTCTTTCGAGAGAGCCATGCATCGGAGTCAAAGTGATACTGGAGGACTGCAAGCTGCACGAAGACGCGATCCACAGAGGACCTGCCCAGCTGTACCCTGCTGTCAGGGAGGGCATAAGGGACGCGATGAGAACAGCCAATCCCCTCATATTCGAGCCAGTCCAGCTGATGCAGTTCGAAGCACCGGAACAATACATGGGAGAGCTCTCAAAGCTCATCTCAAACAAGAGAGGGCAGCTATTGGACATGCAGCAGATGGGCTCAACTGTAGTTGTGAAAGCAAAGATGCCAGTAGCAGAGATGTTCGGGATGACCTCAGACCTGAGATCCGCCACAGAAGGGAGAGGGATACATTTCCTGGTGGACCAGAATTTCGAGAAGCTGCCAGAGGAGCTGCAGGCCAAGATCATTTCCAATATCAGGTCAAGGAAAGGCCTAGCTGAGAACCAGTAG
- the ndk gene encoding nucleoside-diphosphate kinase, whose amino-acid sequence MLQRTLVLLKPDCVQRMLSGRIISRFEDAGMKIVGMKFIWITPDFAKRHYAAHIQKAFYPGLEKYITEGPVIAMVLEGLHAVETVRKIVGPTEPRKAMPGTIRGDFAHHSYEYTDAKGKSIKNLIHASGSIEEAKQEIILYFKDDELHSYKSVHDIHTL is encoded by the coding sequence ATGCTGCAAAGAACACTGGTGCTGCTGAAGCCTGACTGCGTCCAGAGAATGCTCTCTGGCAGGATAATCTCAAGATTCGAAGACGCAGGGATGAAGATAGTCGGGATGAAATTCATCTGGATAACACCTGATTTCGCAAAAAGACATTATGCGGCGCACATCCAGAAAGCATTCTATCCGGGACTGGAGAAATACATCACAGAAGGCCCGGTCATCGCGATGGTGCTGGAAGGGCTTCATGCAGTGGAGACAGTCAGGAAGATAGTCGGGCCGACAGAGCCGCGCAAGGCCATGCCCGGGACGATAAGAGGAGACTTCGCCCACCATTCATATGAATACACTGATGCCAAAGGGAAATCAATAAAGAACCTCATCCACGCATCAGGCTCTATCGAGGAGGCCAAGCAAGAGATAATTCTGTATTTCAAGGACGACGAGCTCCATTCATACAAATCAGTGCATGACATACACACACTATAG
- a CDS encoding 50S ribosomal protein L24e produces MQMAKCSFCGEQIEAGTGKMLIKNDGKMIYFCSSKCQKNTKLKRKPRETRWTKKFVRKA; encoded by the coding sequence ATACAAATGGCAAAATGCAGCTTCTGCGGAGAGCAAATCGAGGCCGGAACAGGCAAGATGCTCATAAAGAATGACGGCAAGATGATCTATTTCTGCTCATCAAAATGCCAGAAGAACACAAAGCTAAAGAGGAAACCGAGAGAGACAAGGTGGACAAAGAAATTTGTCCGCAAGGCATAG
- a CDS encoding 30S ribosomal protein S28e, with protein sequence MKGKEEAVAEEIKKGIVFSMAWPAKVEEIIGRTGTRGEAIQVRCRILDGRDKNKVLRRNVKGPVQEGDILMLRETEIEARQLSKGGRGSS encoded by the coding sequence ATGAAAGGCAAGGAAGAGGCTGTTGCCGAAGAGATCAAGAAAGGGATCGTCTTCTCGATGGCATGGCCTGCCAAGGTCGAAGAGATAATCGGCAGGACCGGCACAAGAGGGGAAGCCATCCAGGTGAGATGCAGGATACTAGACGGGAGAGACAAGAACAAGGTCCTGAGGCGAAATGTCAAAGGGCCTGTCCAGGAAGGGGACATCCTGATGCTCAGAGAGACTGAAATAGAAGCAAGACAGCTGAGCAAAGGGGGAAGAGGAAGCAGCTGA
- a CDS encoding 50S ribosomal protein L7ae, giving the protein MPTIELEKDQQEKVFEAIELAKTTGKLKKGTNEVTKAIEKSTAKLVVIAKDVTPPEVVMHLPLLSDEKGIPCVAVGSKEELGAAAGVGVKTSCVAIVQEGEAKNIIKEIAKLAGKE; this is encoded by the coding sequence ATGCCAACCATAGAACTAGAAAAAGATCAACAAGAAAAAGTCTTTGAAGCGATAGAGTTAGCAAAAACAACAGGCAAGCTCAAGAAAGGGACAAATGAGGTCACAAAAGCGATAGAGAAATCCACAGCAAAACTTGTTGTGATCGCAAAAGATGTGACACCTCCCGAAGTCGTGATGCATCTTCCACTGCTTTCAGACGAGAAGGGGATACCCTGCGTAGCAGTCGGAAGCAAGGAAGAGCTAGGCGCAGCAGCAGGCGTAGGCGTCAAGACATCCTGCGTCGCGATAGTGCAGGAAGGCGAAGCAAAGAACATAATCAAAGAGATAGCAAAACTTGCAGGGAAGGAGTAA
- a CDS encoding undecaprenyl diphosphate synthase family protein, giving the protein MFKEYMQRLTGFKGLGKIERGKVNHIAIALNIPEINMPEKDTEKCKEKIFEIIRTQAEKEIPIITINLAGAEKNTDCLNSIFAKLETDETIKANKVKVFILGKWYDLGGEVVNTIKRVIEETKDYDSYFLNLCLNYDGHEEIIDACRMITRKATMGKLQIEDITEEEIKDNLYSSYFIPPDIMLIYGDVKSSGGFLLWDSPKCEMRFLKKSFSEFSPKDLE; this is encoded by the coding sequence ATGTTCAAAGAATACATGCAGAGGCTCACAGGCTTCAAAGGCTTGGGGAAGATCGAAAGGGGCAAGGTGAACCATATAGCAATAGCATTGAACATACCAGAAATCAACATGCCCGAAAAGGATACAGAAAAATGCAAAGAAAAGATATTCGAGATCATAAGAACACAGGCAGAAAAAGAGATACCCATAATAACAATAAACCTGGCCGGGGCTGAGAAGAATACAGATTGCCTGAACTCCATCTTCGCAAAACTCGAGACTGATGAGACCATCAAGGCAAACAAGGTCAAGGTATTCATACTCGGCAAATGGTATGACCTCGGGGGCGAGGTGGTCAATACCATTAAGCGAGTCATTGAAGAGACAAAAGACTATGATTCCTACTTCCTCAATCTCTGCCTCAACTATGACGGCCATGAGGAGATAATAGATGCATGCAGGATGATAACACGCAAGGCAACCATGGGAAAGCTCCAGATAGAAGACATAACAGAAGAGGAGATAAAGGACAACCTGTACAGCTCATACTTCATCCCTCCTGACATCATGCTCATCTATGGGGATGTGAAGTCTTCAGGAGGATTCCTTCTATGGGATTCACCTAAATGCGAAATGAGATTCCTGAAAAAAAGCTTTTCTGAATTCAGCCCGAAAGACCTGGAATAA
- a CDS encoding prepilin peptidase, with product MLDIILYSAAIMALLISSVSDLKIREVPDWVSYSLIFLALASRLIFSLHEHDFIPFLQGLVGFAVMFLIALAMFYTGQWGGGDSKLLMGIGAVFGIPFSLQQIPLLVIFIVNLLFLGTVYGLIWSVALVVIRFRDFRKEFKALFRKRVSVMSLRYVLIFSFCLFILVFFTRIRLLQVMLLALAGIAIITFFVSIAIKAVENSCMYKHLPPEKLTEGDWIAEDIKVSGRHICGPKDLGISKEQIRELIMLKKQKKISRVLVKEGIPFVPSFLFAMIATMMLGNWLALVMR from the coding sequence ATGCTTGACATTATTCTGTATTCCGCTGCCATCATGGCTCTGCTTATCAGCTCTGTGTCTGACCTGAAGATCAGGGAAGTTCCGGATTGGGTGAGTTACTCATTGATATTCTTGGCTCTCGCATCCCGGCTGATTTTTTCTCTGCATGAGCATGATTTCATCCCTTTCCTGCAGGGCTTGGTCGGATTCGCAGTGATGTTCCTCATCGCGCTGGCCATGTTCTATACAGGCCAGTGGGGCGGCGGTGATTCAAAGCTTCTCATGGGCATAGGCGCTGTCTTTGGCATCCCGTTCAGCCTCCAGCAGATCCCTCTGCTCGTCATATTCATTGTCAATCTGCTTTTCCTGGGAACAGTCTATGGTCTCATCTGGTCTGTAGCCCTGGTTGTCATCAGGTTCAGGGATTTCAGGAAAGAGTTCAAGGCATTGTTCAGGAAGAGGGTCTCTGTTATGAGCCTCAGGTATGTCCTGATCTTCTCCTTCTGCCTTTTCATACTTGTCTTCTTCACGAGGATACGTCTGCTTCAGGTGATGCTGCTGGCCCTTGCAGGCATTGCGATAATCACTTTTTTTGTGTCCATTGCTATCAAGGCAGTGGAGAATTCTTGCATGTACAAGCATCTTCCTCCTGAAAAGCTGACAGAAGGTGACTGGATTGCAGAGGATATCAAGGTCAGCGGCAGGCACATCTGCGGCCCTAAGGATCTCGGCATCTCGAAAGAGCAGATCAGGGAGCTTATCATGCTTAAGAAGCAGAAGAAGATAAGCAGGGTCCTGGTGAAAGAAGGCATCCCGTTTGTCCCTTCTTTCCTTTTCGCGATGATAGCGACGATGATGCTTGGCAACTGGCTTGCGTTAGTGATGAGGTGA
- a CDS encoding HIT family protein, with protein MTDCIQRKSEISEHTIKDCVFCKIIKGDMPCAKIYEDDEHFAMLDINPIAKGHALVMPKKHAETPLQMDDESHCRLQKAVMKVAKGIKEGLLCDGLNIFVNIKKAGGQEVPHVHYHIVPRFITDDQPFKAGHTEYVDMEIDKFKKKIREAIK; from the coding sequence ATGACAGACTGCATCCAAAGGAAATCTGAGATTTCCGAGCACACAATCAAAGATTGTGTGTTCTGCAAGATAATAAAAGGAGACATGCCATGCGCAAAGATCTACGAGGACGATGAGCATTTCGCAATGCTGGACATAAACCCGATAGCGAAAGGGCATGCACTGGTCATGCCGAAGAAGCATGCCGAGACACCTCTGCAGATGGATGACGAGAGCCACTGCAGGCTCCAGAAGGCAGTGATGAAAGTCGCCAAAGGCATCAAGGAAGGGCTGCTCTGCGACGGACTCAACATATTTGTCAATATCAAGAAAGCAGGAGGGCAGGAAGTCCCGCATGTACATTACCATATCGTACCGAGATTCATAACAGACGACCAGCCATTCAAGGCGGGCCATACCGAATATGTCGATATGGAAATAGATAAATTCAAGAAAAAGATCCGTGAAGCAATCAAATGA
- a CDS encoding non-canonical purine NTP pyrophosphatase — MILMQVVFVTGNKNKYEEAKRILSGFDVIQEKFDIDEIQGEADEIINDKLAKAYAHLMRPCIVEDVSLEMEGLNGLPGPYIKHFFEKLGTEGLYDLVKDKDKKARAKAYIGYTDGKSTEIFVGSVEGRICKPSPVRRFAFDPIFIPEGYEKPFSELENKNEISHRRKALDKLREYLEGKK; from the coding sequence GTGATCCTCATGCAGGTTGTCTTTGTGACAGGGAACAAGAACAAATACGAAGAAGCTAAGAGGATACTCTCCGGATTCGACGTGATACAGGAAAAATTTGATATTGATGAGATACAGGGAGAAGCTGACGAGATCATCAATGACAAACTGGCAAAAGCATATGCACATCTCATGAGACCATGCATAGTGGAGGACGTGTCCTTGGAAATGGAAGGACTAAATGGACTGCCCGGGCCCTACATCAAGCACTTCTTCGAGAAGCTAGGCACAGAAGGGCTCTATGATCTAGTGAAGGACAAGGACAAGAAAGCCAGGGCCAAGGCATACATCGGCTATACAGACGGAAAATCAACAGAGATATTCGTCGGCAGCGTCGAAGGGAGGATATGCAAGCCTTCACCTGTCAGGAGATTCGCCTTTGATCCGATATTCATACCTGAAGGATATGAAAAGCCCTTCTCTGAACTGGAAAACAAGAACGAGATAAGCCACAGGAGAAAGGCGCTCGACAAGCTGAGAGAATACCTGGAGGGGAAAAAATGA
- the cyaB gene encoding class IV adenylate cyclase, which yields MAHPDKYGLRARIESLEEVKQKLLDIGTLFCGSTTQVDHYFKPIGQEQSIQKPGAFIIRVRDEVDKKSINLKKLRAHGDWIEHYVEIKNASEMNSMLREMNFTEIFTIFKDRIMAQLDDFEINIDNIKGLGTFLEIELKTDNPEEAKNKALEIFRKIGVHDKEIEQRGYTRIIAESKGYIFEGLE from the coding sequence ATGGCTCATCCTGACAAATACGGCCTCAGGGCCAGGATAGAAAGCCTAGAAGAGGTGAAACAGAAACTTCTAGACATAGGAACACTCTTCTGCGGATCAACAACACAGGTTGACCATTACTTCAAGCCCATCGGGCAAGAGCAGAGCATACAGAAGCCCGGAGCCTTCATAATCAGGGTGAGGGATGAGGTAGACAAGAAAAGCATAAACCTAAAGAAGCTCCGAGCGCACGGGGACTGGATAGAACATTATGTCGAGATAAAGAACGCATCTGAGATGAACAGCATGCTCCGCGAGATGAACTTCACAGAGATATTCACCATATTCAAGGACAGGATAATGGCACAGCTGGATGACTTCGAGATCAACATAGACAACATAAAAGGACTGGGCACTTTCCTGGAGATAGAACTAAAGACAGACAACCCTGAAGAAGCAAAGAATAAGGCACTGGAGATATTCAGGAAGATCGGCGTGCATGACAAAGAGATCGAGCAAAGGGGATACACCAGAATAATCGCAGAGAGCAAAGGCTACATCTTTGAAGGGCTTGAGTGA
- a CDS encoding glutamate--tRNA ligase produces the protein MDDLDIKKEIRNFSLHNAVKFNGKASSGAVIGRLVGKHPDIKARLNEYGRIISDIIKEVNAMDPDAQMKELEENAPELLEEKKEVKKKDLPELKLIKDEVVMRFEPSPSGPLHIGHLYPLALNLEYVRRYKGIFYLRIADTNADNIDPGSYSLIPENAGWFAKREIKPVIQSDRMELYYNYALKLIEEGYMYVCGCTADEFKELKAKKSECPCRNLKVGEQVKRWHRMFDREKGYQEGEAVVRFKTDMKHKNPAMRDFPMIRINDSEHARQGSRYRVWPLMNFSVAIDDMDMAVTHTLRGKDHADNAKKQAMIHHALGYPTPYAISVGRINFLGFPVSCSQTKAGIKEGMYEGWDDVRIPFVPALKRRGYRPEAFIRYALDVGVSANDKSVDIKDFFKTIDCFNKEVLDPVSQRFFFVRDPVGIDISGSPDQEVELDLHPEHRKGGRKFMTSSSFWVEQRDFEKFREGSLYRLMDCLNFRRSGDSFRFVSADYRDFKDNGDMIIHWLPQDETVDVEVLMPDNTVASGFGERGIVGLDVGDIIQFERFGFCRLENASGKYFFVFCHR, from the coding sequence ATGGATGATCTGGATATAAAGAAGGAGATCAGGAATTTTTCATTGCATAATGCTGTCAAGTTCAATGGCAAGGCCTCTTCTGGTGCAGTTATCGGAAGGTTGGTTGGCAAGCACCCTGACATTAAGGCCCGGCTCAATGAGTATGGCAGGATCATCTCAGACATAATAAAGGAAGTCAATGCCATGGATCCTGATGCGCAGATGAAGGAGCTGGAAGAGAATGCGCCTGAATTGCTTGAGGAGAAGAAGGAAGTGAAGAAGAAGGATCTTCCGGAACTGAAGCTGATTAAGGATGAGGTCGTCATGAGGTTTGAGCCTAGCCCGAGCGGTCCGCTCCACATCGGCCATCTCTATCCTCTCGCTTTGAATCTCGAATATGTCAGGAGATACAAGGGGATCTTCTATCTCAGGATAGCTGACACGAATGCCGACAATATCGACCCTGGATCCTACAGTCTTATCCCTGAGAATGCAGGATGGTTCGCGAAGAGGGAGATAAAGCCCGTGATCCAGTCTGACAGGATGGAGCTGTACTACAATTATGCGCTCAAGCTCATCGAGGAGGGCTACATGTATGTGTGCGGGTGCACAGCAGATGAGTTCAAGGAGCTCAAGGCGAAGAAGTCTGAATGCCCCTGCAGGAACCTGAAGGTCGGCGAGCAGGTGAAGAGATGGCACAGGATGTTCGACAGGGAGAAAGGATATCAGGAAGGCGAAGCTGTCGTCAGGTTCAAGACAGACATGAAGCATAAGAATCCTGCGATGCGTGATTTCCCGATGATTAGGATAAATGATTCTGAGCATGCGCGGCAGGGATCGAGGTATCGCGTATGGCCGCTCATGAACTTCTCCGTCGCTATAGACGACATGGACATGGCAGTCACCCACACACTGAGGGGCAAGGACCATGCAGACAATGCGAAGAAGCAGGCCATGATACATCACGCCCTGGGATATCCGACGCCGTATGCGATCAGCGTCGGGAGGATAAATTTCCTGGGCTTCCCTGTATCATGCTCGCAGACGAAGGCCGGCATCAAGGAAGGCATGTACGAAGGCTGGGACGATGTCAGGATTCCGTTTGTCCCTGCACTGAAGAGGAGGGGTTACCGGCCTGAGGCTTTCATCAGGTATGCGCTTGATGTCGGTGTCAGCGCAAATGACAAGAGTGTCGACATCAAAGATTTCTTCAAGACAATAGACTGCTTCAACAAGGAGGTCCTTGATCCCGTCTCACAGAGGTTTTTCTTTGTCAGGGATCCTGTCGGTATCGATATCTCAGGTTCTCCTGATCAGGAAGTCGAGCTTGATCTTCATCCTGAGCACAGGAAAGGCGGCAGGAAGTTCATGACTTCCTCTTCATTCTGGGTTGAACAGCGGGATTTCGAGAAGTTCAGGGAAGGCAGCCTCTACCGCCTGATGGACTGCCTGAATTTCAGGAGGAGCGGGGATTCTTTCAGGTTCGTCTCTGCAGACTACCGTGATTTCAAGGACAACGGCGACATGATCATCCATTGGCTTCCGCAGGATGAGACAGTTGATGTCGAGGTCCTCATGCCTGACAACACTGTGGCATCAGGTTTTGGTGAGAGAGGCATTGTTGGTCTTGATGTCGGTGACATCATCCAGTTCGAGAGATTCGGATTCTGCAGGCTTGAGAATGCCTCAGGCAAGTATTTTTTTGTCTTCTGCCACAGATAG
- a CDS encoding DUF1931 domain-containing protein codes for MLVVKAKIKDYAKGFNVAGDFADELSKKCTEMIKAACTRAEANGRKTVMAKDL; via the coding sequence ATGTTAGTGGTAAAAGCTAAGATTAAGGATTATGCAAAGGGTTTTAACGTCGCTGGAGATTTTGCTGATGAGTTGAGCAAGAAATGTACTGAGATGATCAAGGCAGCCTGTACAAGGGCTGAGGCCAATGGCAGGAAGACAGTGATGGCAAAGGATCTGTAG